Proteins encoded in a region of the Paucibacter sediminis genome:
- a CDS encoding ABC transporter permease, producing the protein MLLNTLMLALRSIRRNLLRSFLTILGIVIGVSAVITMVTLGKGATQAVQQQISSLGSNLLMVRPGQRQFGGGGSSAPAFKEADAEAIAAQIGGVAAVAPEGRASVTVVANGRNWASSVTGSSNAWFSTGNWKLAQGRLFDEAEQLAGGAVCIIGETVRRELYGSTPALGEQLRIKTFSCTVVGVLASKGQAAMGNDQDDVVVLPLHTLQRRVTGNQRVATLLVSMQDGSDSARLKASLSQLLRERRKLAAGDDDNFNVLDTQQLAETISGTTQVMTTLLGAVAAVSLLVGGIGIMNIMLVSVTERTREIGLRLAIGALEREVLMQFLIEAVALAALGGLIGIVFATLASIGLASLMHVPYLFDARINIVAFLFSAGIGVLFGYFPARRAAQLDPIEALRHE; encoded by the coding sequence ATGCTGCTCAACACCTTGATGCTGGCCCTGCGCTCGATCCGGCGCAATCTGCTGCGTTCCTTCCTCACCATCCTGGGCATCGTGATCGGCGTCAGCGCCGTCATCACCATGGTGACGCTGGGCAAGGGCGCGACGCAGGCGGTGCAGCAGCAGATCTCCAGCCTGGGCAGCAATCTGCTGATGGTGCGGCCGGGCCAGCGCCAGTTCGGCGGCGGCGGCAGCAGCGCGCCGGCTTTCAAGGAGGCCGACGCCGAGGCGATCGCGGCGCAGATCGGCGGCGTGGCGGCGGTGGCGCCGGAAGGGCGCGCCAGCGTCACCGTGGTGGCGAACGGCCGCAACTGGGCCAGCAGCGTCACCGGCAGCAGCAACGCCTGGTTCAGCACCGGCAACTGGAAGCTGGCCCAGGGCCGGCTGTTCGACGAGGCCGAGCAGCTGGCGGGCGGCGCGGTCTGCATCATCGGCGAGACGGTGCGGCGCGAGCTCTACGGCAGCACGCCGGCGCTGGGCGAGCAGCTGCGCATCAAGACCTTCTCCTGCACCGTGGTGGGCGTGCTGGCGTCCAAGGGCCAGGCGGCGATGGGCAACGACCAGGACGATGTGGTGGTGCTGCCGCTGCACACCCTGCAGCGCCGCGTCACCGGCAACCAGCGCGTCGCGACCCTGCTGGTGTCGATGCAGGACGGCAGCGACAGCGCGCGCCTGAAGGCCAGCCTGAGCCAGCTGCTGCGCGAGCGCCGCAAGCTGGCCGCCGGCGACGACGACAACTTCAATGTGCTGGACACCCAGCAGCTGGCTGAGACCATCAGCGGCACCACCCAGGTGATGACCACGCTGCTGGGCGCGGTGGCGGCGGTGAGCCTGCTGGTGGGCGGCATCGGCATCATGAACATCATGTTGGTGAGCGTGACCGAACGCACCCGCGAGATCGGCCTGCGGCTGGCGATCGGCGCGCTCGAGCGCGAGGTGCTGATGCAGTTCCTCATCGAGGCGGTGGCGCTGGCGGCGCTGGGCGGGCTGATCGGCATCGTGTTCGCCACGCTGGCCTCGATCGGCCTGGCCAGCCTGATGCACGTGCCCTACCTGTTCGACGCCCGCATCAACATCGTCGCCTTCCTGTTCTCGGCCGGCATCGGCGTGCTGTTCGGCTACTTCCCGGCGCGGCGCGCGGCGCAGCTCGATCCGATCGAGGCGCTGCGCCACGAGTAG
- a CDS encoding Crp/Fnr family transcriptional regulator, protein MPNLPPHSRGNHLLDCLPEPEWQRWQGLLEAVDMPLGQVLYESGRTLAHVYFPSTAIVSLLYVMENGASAEIAVVGREGIVGISLFMGGGSTPSRAVVQSAGSGYRLRASAMKEEFDRAGPVMHLFLRYTQALITQMAQTAVCNRHHSLDQQLCRWLLLSLDRLSGSELVMTQELIANMLGVRREGVTESALKLQAAGLIRYARGHISVLDRAGLEARSCECYAVVRKEYDRLLPDRLAL, encoded by the coding sequence ATGCCCAACCTCCCGCCCCACAGCCGCGGCAACCACTTGCTGGACTGCCTGCCCGAGCCCGAGTGGCAGCGCTGGCAGGGCCTGCTCGAAGCGGTGGACATGCCGCTGGGCCAGGTGTTGTATGAATCGGGCCGTACGCTCGCCCACGTCTACTTCCCCAGCACGGCCATCGTCTCCCTGCTCTATGTGATGGAGAACGGCGCCTCGGCCGAGATCGCCGTGGTCGGGCGCGAGGGCATCGTCGGCATCTCGCTCTTCATGGGCGGCGGCTCGACCCCCAGCCGTGCGGTGGTGCAGAGCGCCGGCAGCGGCTACCGGCTGCGCGCCTCGGCGATGAAGGAGGAGTTCGACCGTGCCGGCCCGGTGATGCATCTGTTCCTGCGCTACACCCAGGCCCTCATCACCCAGATGGCGCAGACGGCGGTGTGCAACCGCCACCACAGCCTGGACCAGCAGCTGTGCCGCTGGTTGCTGCTGAGCCTGGACCGCCTGAGCGGCAGCGAGCTGGTGATGACCCAGGAGTTGATCGCCAATATGCTGGGCGTGCGCCGCGAGGGCGTGACCGAGAGCGCGCTGAAGCTGCAGGCCGCTGGGCTGATCCGCTACGCGCGCGGCCATATCTCGGTGCTGGACCGCGCCGGCCTGGAGGCGCGCAGCTGCGAATGCTATGCGGTGGTGCGCAAGGAGTACGACCGCCTGCTGCCGGATCGGCTCGCTCTCTGA
- a CDS encoding sterol desaturase family protein produces the protein MTLLYPVLSKTAYRLDFALYGLACTLLAGLLLRLAWRAGWAPILLGLACIAAGVLLWSLIEYAVHRFVFHGMQPFKRWHAAHHQQPGALIGMPTVLSVPLFAGLVFLPAWALLGLPAAAALMLGVLGAYIAYGVVHHLSHHGGRLPPWLLQRRHWHALHHRSADAGRYGVSSSFWDRAFGSC, from the coding sequence ATGACCCTGCTCTATCCCGTCCTCAGCAAGACCGCCTACCGCCTGGATTTCGCCCTCTACGGCCTGGCTTGCACGCTGCTGGCCGGCCTGCTGCTGCGGCTGGCCTGGCGGGCCGGCTGGGCGCCGATCCTGCTGGGCCTGGCCTGCATCGCGGCCGGCGTGCTGCTGTGGAGCCTGATCGAATATGCCGTGCACCGTTTCGTCTTCCACGGCATGCAGCCCTTCAAGCGCTGGCATGCGGCGCACCACCAGCAGCCGGGGGCGCTGATCGGCATGCCCACGGTGCTGAGCGTACCGCTGTTCGCGGGCCTGGTGTTTCTGCCGGCCTGGGCCCTGCTGGGCCTGCCGGCCGCCGCAGCGCTGATGCTGGGCGTGCTGGGCGCCTATATCGCCTATGGCGTGGTGCACCACCTCAGCCACCACGGTGGACGCCTGCCGCCCTGGCTGCTGCAGCGCCGCCACTGGCATGCCCTGCACCACCGCAGTGCCGACGCTGGCCGCTACGGCGTCAGCAGCTCGTTCTGGGATCGTGCCTTCGGCAGCTGCTGA
- a CDS encoding efflux transporter outer membrane subunit yields MTMPARFAPLLLTLSMSLAGCASAPPQPPMPATATSADVRLTAWWQGFGDAQLAALLRQALQANTDVRLAQASLQQARALRDVAAAGLLPGLSGSAAAQRSDSGSSSPVNSFKLGLDASWEPDLFGGQRSAVQAQQATAEASAASLGDVQVAVAAEVALAYISLRGNQARLAIAEANLASQLETLQITEWRLQAGLTTSLEAEQARAATEQTRAQLPALQTGIAQSRHALALLSGQPPAALDAQLAASAPLPQPGQDLALSIPAETLRQRPDVRAAELRVQAAAARVGEAEAARLPSLRIGGNVGLSALSLGALTNGASLASALLASVSLPLFDGGAARAQVRAQQAALAQAQAAYQATVLGALRDVEDALVALRGDRERLARLQAASASAARAALLARQRHGSGLVDFQTVLETQRNQLSTEDGVATAMAAVSADHVRLYKALGGGWQPS; encoded by the coding sequence ATGACCATGCCCGCTCGCTTCGCCCCGCTGCTGTTGACGCTATCGATGTCCCTGGCCGGCTGTGCGAGCGCGCCGCCGCAGCCGCCCATGCCGGCTACCGCGACCTCCGCCGATGTGCGCCTGACTGCCTGGTGGCAAGGCTTTGGCGACGCCCAGCTCGCAGCGCTGTTGCGCCAGGCCCTGCAGGCCAACACCGATGTGCGCCTGGCCCAGGCCAGCTTGCAGCAGGCGCGTGCCCTGCGCGACGTGGCGGCGGCCGGCCTGCTGCCCGGCCTGAGCGGCAGCGCCGCGGCGCAGCGCAGCGATAGCGGCAGCAGCAGCCCGGTCAACAGCTTCAAGCTGGGCCTGGACGCCAGCTGGGAGCCCGACCTGTTCGGCGGCCAGCGCAGCGCCGTGCAGGCCCAGCAGGCCACGGCCGAGGCCAGCGCGGCCAGCCTGGGCGATGTGCAGGTGGCGGTGGCGGCCGAAGTGGCGCTGGCCTATATCAGCCTGCGCGGCAACCAGGCTCGGCTGGCGATCGCCGAGGCCAATCTGGCCAGCCAGCTTGAGACCCTGCAGATCACCGAATGGCGGCTGCAGGCCGGGCTCACCACCTCGCTGGAGGCCGAGCAGGCGCGCGCCGCCACCGAGCAGACGCGCGCCCAGCTGCCGGCCCTGCAGACCGGCATCGCGCAGAGCCGCCATGCGCTGGCGCTGCTGAGCGGCCAGCCGCCCGCGGCGCTGGACGCCCAACTGGCCGCCAGCGCGCCGCTGCCCCAGCCGGGGCAAGACCTGGCCCTCAGCATCCCGGCCGAGACGCTGCGCCAGCGCCCCGATGTGCGCGCCGCCGAGCTGCGCGTGCAGGCGGCCGCCGCGCGCGTGGGCGAGGCCGAGGCGGCGCGGCTGCCGAGCTTGCGCATCGGCGGAAATGTGGGCCTCAGCGCGCTCAGCCTGGGCGCGCTGACGAATGGCGCCTCGCTGGCCTCGGCGCTGCTGGCCAGCGTGTCGCTGCCGCTGTTCGACGGCGGCGCGGCGCGCGCGCAGGTGCGCGCCCAGCAGGCCGCGTTGGCGCAGGCGCAGGCGGCCTACCAGGCCACCGTGCTGGGCGCGCTGCGCGATGTGGAGGATGCGCTGGTGGCGCTGCGCGGCGACCGCGAGCGCCTCGCGCGGCTGCAGGCCGCCTCGGCATCGGCCGCCAGGGCGGCGCTGCTGGCGCGCCAGCGCCATGGCAGCGGGCTGGTGGACTTCCAGACCGTGCTGGAGACCCAGCGCAACCAACTCAGCACCGAGGACGGCGTGGCCACGGCCATGGCCGCCGTCAGCGCCGACCATGTGCGCCTGTACAAGGCGCTGGGCGGTGGCTGGCAGCCTTCTTGA
- a CDS encoding efflux RND transporter periplasmic adaptor subunit: protein MKPMSDAATPATKPPPDLSAVLAQARRPWYRRGWPWLLLALLLLAGLGAWWWQSRQASQAAPVYVAQPVTRGKLTLSVTANGTLQPTRAINIGSELSGTVLKVNVDVNDRVRRGQVLVELDTAKLQGQVLRSQASLAAAEARVAQAQATLKESQAALARLEEVARLSGGKVPSKAELDSGRASAERAQADVASARANVQDAKAALATDQINLAKASIRAPADGVVLTRNVDPGNAVAASLQAVTLFSVAEDLARLRLQVYVDEADVGKVQVGQRASFTVSAYAGRKYPATLTRVAFGSTITENVVTYLTYLDVDNADLSLRPGMTATATITALQRDDALLVPNSALRFAPSAAPTAAAAASGGIVSSLIPRGPPRSGAKRSAAEGASTAGARQVWVLREGQAVMVPVQAGISDGRMTEILGGELQPGMQVITDQKVAPK from the coding sequence ATGAAACCGATGAGCGACGCAGCAACACCAGCAACAAAGCCCCCGCCCGATCTGTCCGCCGTGCTGGCGCAGGCCCGGCGGCCCTGGTACCGGCGCGGCTGGCCCTGGCTGCTGCTGGCGCTGCTGCTGCTGGCCGGCCTGGGCGCCTGGTGGTGGCAGAGCCGCCAGGCCAGCCAGGCCGCGCCGGTCTATGTGGCGCAGCCGGTCACGCGCGGCAAGCTCACGCTCAGCGTCACCGCCAACGGCACGCTGCAGCCCACCCGCGCGATCAATATCGGCAGCGAGCTCTCGGGCACCGTGCTGAAGGTGAACGTGGACGTGAACGACCGCGTGCGGCGTGGCCAGGTGCTGGTGGAGCTGGACACCGCCAAGCTGCAGGGTCAGGTGTTGCGCTCGCAGGCCTCGCTGGCGGCCGCCGAGGCGCGCGTGGCCCAGGCCCAGGCCACGCTGAAGGAAAGCCAGGCCGCGCTGGCGCGGCTGGAAGAGGTGGCGCGGCTGTCGGGGGGCAAGGTGCCGTCCAAGGCCGAGCTGGACAGCGGCCGTGCCAGCGCCGAGCGGGCGCAGGCCGATGTGGCGAGCGCGCGCGCCAATGTGCAGGATGCCAAGGCGGCGCTGGCCACCGACCAGATCAACCTCGCCAAGGCCTCGATCCGCGCCCCCGCCGACGGCGTGGTGCTGACGCGCAATGTCGACCCCGGCAATGCGGTGGCGGCCTCGCTGCAGGCGGTCACGCTGTTCAGCGTGGCCGAGGATCTGGCGCGCCTGCGTCTGCAGGTCTATGTGGACGAGGCCGACGTCGGCAAGGTGCAGGTCGGCCAGCGCGCCAGCTTCACCGTCAGCGCCTACGCGGGCCGCAAGTACCCGGCCACGCTGACGCGCGTGGCCTTTGGCTCCACCATCACCGAGAACGTCGTCACCTACCTGACCTATCTGGACGTGGACAACGCCGATCTCAGCCTGCGCCCCGGCATGACGGCCACCGCCACCATCACCGCGCTGCAGCGCGACGACGCCCTGCTGGTGCCGAACAGCGCGCTGCGCTTTGCACCCAGCGCCGCGCCGACGGCGGCGGCCGCTGCCTCCGGTGGCATCGTCTCCAGCCTGATCCCGCGCGGCCCGCCGCGCAGCGGCGCCAAGCGCTCGGCCGCCGAGGGCGCCAGCACCGCCGGCGCGCGCCAGGTCTGGGTGCTGCGCGAGGGCCAGGCGGTGATGGTGCCGGTGCAGGCCGGCATCAGCGATGGCCGCATGACCGAGATCCTCGGCGGCGAGCTGCAGCCCGGCATGCAGGTCATCACCGACCAGAAGGTGGCGCCGAAGTGA
- a CDS encoding OmpA family protein, with product MKNHHSLRLIALASLGALCAAGPALAQEQGSYLGLGIGQSSAKLNDAAMAGSVLGSGFGITALERDRRDTGYKLFGGWQFNRYLALEAGYFRLGEFSSVASTLPAGSLDTHIKMQGVNLDLVATLPITDSLSALGRIGGTYARNRADFVGSGAAAAINHEQRARGSNAKYGAGLQYAFSPSLLVRGEVERYRMNDTTGGHGNVDLVSVSLVFPLGRSSNYSAPRAAAPQPVYVAQAPAPAPVLAPAPVVMAPMVMPPAPPPVRRVSFSAESLFGFDRSTVRPEGQAALDNFSRELAGSSYQVINVEGHTDRLGSEAYNQHLSEQRAEAVKRYLVDSGKLEASKIAAVGRSESQPLTKPEDCKGSKQTAALIACLQPDRRVDIEVVGTR from the coding sequence TTGAAAAACCACCATTCCCTGCGTCTCATCGCCCTTGCCAGCCTTGGCGCCCTGTGCGCTGCCGGCCCCGCCCTCGCGCAGGAGCAGGGCAGCTATCTCGGCCTGGGCATCGGCCAATCCAGCGCCAAGCTGAACGACGCCGCCATGGCCGGCAGCGTGCTGGGCAGCGGCTTCGGCATCACCGCGCTGGAGCGCGACCGCCGCGATACCGGCTACAAGCTGTTCGGCGGCTGGCAGTTCAACCGCTACCTGGCGCTGGAAGCGGGCTATTTCCGCCTCGGCGAGTTCAGCTCGGTGGCCAGCACCCTGCCCGCCGGCAGCCTCGACACCCACATCAAGATGCAGGGCGTGAACCTCGACCTGGTGGCCACCCTGCCCATCACCGACAGCCTGTCGGCGCTTGGCCGCATCGGCGGCACCTATGCGCGCAACCGGGCCGATTTCGTCGGCAGCGGCGCCGCGGCGGCGATCAACCACGAGCAGCGCGCACGTGGCAGCAATGCCAAGTACGGCGCCGGCCTGCAATATGCCTTCTCGCCCAGCCTGCTGGTGCGCGGCGAGGTGGAGCGCTACCGCATGAACGACACCACCGGCGGCCACGGCAATGTGGACCTGGTCTCGGTGAGCCTGGTGTTCCCGCTCGGCCGCAGCAGCAACTACAGCGCACCGCGCGCCGCCGCGCCGCAGCCCGTCTATGTGGCGCAGGCACCCGCGCCGGCGCCGGTGCTGGCACCCGCACCGGTGGTGATGGCGCCGATGGTGATGCCGCCCGCCCCGCCGCCGGTCAGGCGAGTGAGTTTCTCGGCCGAATCGCTGTTCGGCTTCGACCGCTCGACGGTGCGCCCCGAGGGCCAGGCGGCGCTTGACAACTTCAGCCGCGAGCTGGCCGGCAGCAGCTACCAGGTCATCAATGTCGAGGGCCACACCGACCGCCTCGGCAGCGAGGCCTACAACCAGCATCTCTCCGAGCAGCGCGCCGAGGCGGTAAAGCGCTATCTGGTCGACAGCGGCAAGCTCGAGGCCAGCAAGATCGCCGCGGTGGGCAGGAGCGAATCGCAGCCGCTCACCAAGCCTGAGGACTGCAAGGGCAGCAAGCAGACGGCCGCCCTGATCGCCTGTCTGCAGCCGGACCGCCGCGTCGACATCGAAGTGGTCGGTACCCGCTGA
- a CDS encoding ABC transporter ATP-binding protein, producing the protein MTAPLISLRGVTKVYGSGQAELMALKGIDLDIRAGEFVAIMGPSGSGKSTAMNILGCLDTPSAGQYLFQGAHVEALTRDQRALLRRRFLGFVFQGFNLLPRTSAQENVELPLLYRGEGAARRRAAAAHALQAVGLGGWEHHMPSELSGGQQQRVAIARALVTEPAVLLADEPTGNLDTQRSREIMALLRELNEVHGITVLMITHEPDMAAYARRLVRFVDGAIASDVPNTEPALAGAA; encoded by the coding sequence GTGACTGCGCCGCTGATCAGCCTGCGCGGCGTCACCAAGGTCTATGGCAGCGGCCAGGCCGAGCTGATGGCGCTCAAGGGCATCGACCTGGACATCCGGGCGGGCGAGTTCGTCGCCATCATGGGGCCCAGCGGTTCGGGCAAGTCCACCGCGATGAACATCCTGGGCTGCCTCGACACGCCCAGCGCCGGCCAGTACCTGTTCCAGGGCGCGCATGTGGAGGCGCTCACGCGCGACCAGCGCGCGCTGCTGCGGCGCCGCTTCCTGGGCTTTGTGTTCCAGGGCTTCAATCTGCTGCCGCGCACCTCGGCACAGGAAAACGTCGAGCTGCCGCTGCTCTACCGCGGCGAGGGCGCGGCGCGCCGGCGCGCGGCCGCGGCGCATGCGCTGCAGGCGGTGGGCCTGGGCGGCTGGGAGCATCACATGCCCTCCGAGCTCTCGGGCGGCCAGCAGCAGCGCGTGGCGATCGCGCGCGCCCTGGTCACCGAGCCGGCGGTGCTGCTGGCCGACGAGCCGACCGGCAATCTCGACACCCAGCGCAGCCGCGAGATCATGGCCCTGCTGCGCGAGCTCAACGAGGTGCATGGCATCACCGTGCTGATGATCACCCACGAGCCCGACATGGCGGCCTATGCGCGGCGCCTGGTGCGCTTCGTCGATGGGGCGATCGCGTCGGACGTTCCGAATACCGAACCAGCCCTGGCGGGAGCGGCCTGA
- a CDS encoding Crp/Fnr family transcriptional regulator, with amino-acid sequence MSLAENLLIQALPRPERQRLLAAGEAVPLHLSEVLCESGEATRFVYFPRSGFISLVAQIDQHGLEVGMIGREGMLGLQLTLGVQRTPLRALVQGPGLAWRMSGPVFRRELALSPALRLSLQHYLYVRMAQSASAAGCLRFHQIGPRLARWLLMSQDRAGLDSFHVTHEFLAYMLGVRRVGITVAAGLLQGQGLIRYHRGEIQVLDRAGLEAAACSCYASDCAVHRDCS; translated from the coding sequence GTGAGCCTGGCCGAGAACCTGCTGATCCAAGCCCTGCCGCGCCCGGAGCGCCAGCGTCTGCTGGCCGCCGGCGAGGCGGTGCCCCTGCACCTGTCGGAGGTGCTTTGCGAGTCGGGCGAGGCCACCCGATTCGTCTACTTCCCGCGCAGCGGCTTCATCTCGCTGGTGGCGCAGATCGACCAGCATGGCCTGGAGGTGGGCATGATAGGCCGCGAAGGCATGCTGGGCCTGCAGCTCACCCTGGGGGTGCAGCGCACGCCGCTGCGTGCCTTGGTGCAGGGGCCGGGTCTTGCCTGGCGCATGAGCGGCCCGGTGTTCCGGCGCGAGCTGGCGCTCAGCCCGGCGCTGCGCCTGAGCCTGCAGCATTACCTCTATGTGCGCATGGCGCAGTCGGCCAGCGCGGCCGGTTGCCTGCGCTTTCACCAGATCGGGCCGCGCCTGGCGCGCTGGCTGCTGATGAGCCAGGACCGCGCCGGCCTCGACAGCTTCCACGTCACGCATGAATTCCTCGCCTATATGCTGGGCGTGCGGCGCGTCGGCATCACGGTGGCGGCGGGCCTGCTGCAGGGCCAGGGCCTGATCCGCTACCACCGCGGCGAGATCCAGGTGCTGGATCGCGCTGGCCTGGAGGCCGCGGCCTGCAGCTGTTATGCCAGCGACTGCGCGGTGCATCGCGATTGCAGCTGA